The Osmerus eperlanus chromosome 20, fOsmEpe2.1, whole genome shotgun sequence DNA segment CAACGACGAGGACCATTTCATCTCTGCGGCGAGGTGAGGAAGTGCAACGGATCTCTTGATTTCGGGGGGCACGGGAGGCGGAGCCATTGGCAGCCTGTCTTTGGAGGGCGGGGCCGGAGGCGGGGCCATGAGAAGCTTCTCTCTTGGGTCCTCTGCGAGGCGTTTTGCCTCTGAGACAAACGCTGGGCAGGTCAACGGACGTTTAAGGGATTGTACGTGATTTGTGACTGATGACATAGTGACGATGGGACGAGGGACAGTTAATCCATTTACCAGCTTTGTAAAGGCCAGACTGCACTGTTCAAAGGTGGTAGTCTTAATAATGGGCTGTGTGACTTTGGCAGGCTGGGAGACTGTGCTGTTCGGCAGGACGGTGAAGGTCTGATGGAGCGGAGGGATCGAGCCGTTGAACATCTTCTTCCTGGCTTCCTCTACTTCCTCGGGAGACCAAGTGATGCCCTGCTTCAGCCTCTGGGTGGTGAACCACACCTTGATCTGGTCCTCAGGGTGCTTGGACGCCGCAGTCAGCCAGGAAAGCTCTGCGTGTGTTGGGTAGGGGAACTTGTTGAAGGAGGTCATCAGGGTGGGGTTGTTGTCCAGGGAAGGGTTGTATTTGGTGGTGTTCAGAGGAACCGCAATTTTTGGTACAGAGCTGAAGTTGGGTGGCCGCTGCAGCAGCGGCATGACGTGGGACAGGCCATGTATGACAGTCGGTTCTGGGATGATGACCGTGCCGTTGATGTTCACCGCCCTGATCTGGTCTTTTGGGATGAGGTTCTCCAGCATCTTGTTGCTATGTTGATTCAGCGGCTGAAGATTGTCGATGACGGGATACTTGATTTTCGCAGGCGGCGGTTGGCTGGTGTGGAAACTGCCGGAATGTCCGTCTTTTTTGTTTGTGCCCGGCATGTTTGTGGCATCCCCCTCTACGTAATTGTCCACGCCTTCGATTGTCTGCTCAAGGATGGTCTGGCTTTTGGCTTTGACCCGCTTGAACTTGAAGTTTGTCTCTCCCGGGTGCCGGCTCTCGTTGTGCTCGGTCAGCGAGTCAAACTTCTTGGTGCTGAAGTTGCAAACGGCACACAGGTACAGAGGGTTGAGGATGACGTTGGGGTGACTTGCATCCACGTGCTCTTTGAAGTCTCCCAGGTTCTGGGTGAAGAAAGAACAGTATTTGCATTCGTAGCCTCCTGGCTGTTTCCTCAGAGGCGCAGCCTTAACTCCATCCACATCCTCAACTTCCTTTTCCCTGACCTCACTTCCCAGGTCTTCAATAGGCTCCGGTTCCAAGATCTCCTTGTGATTGGCCTCAATTGGCTCTGAGGACTGGGTATGATTGGCTGAAGACTCGTCTGACTGTTCTTCTGGGATTTCCTGATTGGTCAGATCCATGTCCCCTGGGTCATCCTGGCCCAAGGAGGGACTGACTCGGATCATGCAGGGGTTGGAGGACTTTCTTCTGCTGGACATtactgctgctggtgctgctggtgctgctgctggtgctagTGGTGGTTGTGGTGATTTAGGCAAAAAGGCTTTCAGCCTAAAGGACCTGAGGATACAAACAAACAACTTTTTGCCCAGAAAAATAACTGGTTGCCCAGATATACATGGATCCTCAATGGGTGGTTTAGTTTCCAGTGAATGACTAAATACTAACAATGCATTCCACCAACCAGACCAAATCTGTGGGTGACCCATGTCCCAACAAGCAGCTAATCCTAAACAACAGCATTGTTGATCTGCAATCACCTTACTGGGCTCTAGGGGTGTGTAAGCGCCCAGGCTGTGTAGCGGCCCTGCCCGCTGTCACAGGGATCTCCCGGGCTACAGGGCTCTCCGGTGACGAGTCGTCCAGGATCTGCAGCCTCTCCCTGGGTGACCCGGCTAAGGGGTGCCGCCTCCTGCTCGAGTTGACCAACCACGTCAGCTCCCGTGCGCGGCTTCATGGGAGTTCATCACACTTGGCACTCGCCTTGAGAGACAAGAACGGGAGACAACACTAAGgcctttttgttgttttgtttgtttctgaAGTCAATGAGATGGCTGTTGGCTGTTAACTAcatttagattatacaattagGTCTACAATCATTGTATCCCACTGGGGGTAATGTACGTCATTATACATTATTACTCCATTATGACTCAATAGGAGCAGTTTTTATATATGTATTAAATATACATAAACATATTATATAACAGCTTCAGTAAAACAATAAAGTAACAATATTACTTTATGAAAGACAGAAGGGACCTTTGAAATCTTTTGTCATGGTCTTATGGGGGAAGTTTCAGCCTGCCCAAGTatcagggagagtgagagagagagttagagagagggagggagttagagagagagggagggaggttagagaaCACCAAGAAAGACATAGTCAGACTCTGCGGTGCTACATCCACACAGATGAGAGTGAACACATAACAGAAGATGCATAAACTAGGCCATGGCCTGTCGGAGAGAATGAGACAAGTGCaagtgatggagagaaggagggaggaaaaggtACAGAGGGGACTAATTCGTACTGCAGCAGCAAAGTCACTGTTGGAGGGAGTATAACATAAGGTAGCAGTGCACAGGCCTCGATGGAAGCCATATTAATGGTTTCTTCGCGTAAACTTCAAGCATGTCACTAATGTCAATGACTATAACCTTTACGCTAAACTAACCCTTAAAGATTTATAGTAAAAGGTGTCAGATTTCAGTCTTTACgctttagttaacccttgtgctgccttcgggtcacatgacccaaaggttcacaacgaaccatcgttgtgtttacccaattttacccaatacaaaaacaaataaactgtgTGAAAAACGTGGTAAAAACAAGGCAAATGACACCACAACACATACATCACCACATCAGAAGGTGTCAGAAACCAACCACTGAATAATGAATTGGCAGCATGAGAAGATTTTTGAGGCCCCCAAAAAAGCAGTTATCTGAGAAAAAATATCTTCTGCACACAGAGAGGAACTGGTGTGCAGTGTTCTCGTGCCTGGGGGGAGTGTGACACAGCCCTGCTGCCACATGACATCCTTCCTGTCCCAGAACTGCACAGCAGACGACCCAGCACCCCACCCCAGCTGCTCAGCTTGGAGCAAAGGCCCTGGTGGAtcttggtggtattgcatttccgtttTGGCACTCGGCTCGTTCCGGTAATTTGATTCAGTTAACTCCAGTCTAAATATCCAAAACTAACTTCCCCAATCATTTTTTTCTGTTCTATTCTGTTTCTgaatttgtatattttattgttttatttatctTCAATTTGTTATGGTGGAGTCCCAGTGAGACCAAGTTCTCTTTTGCAAGGAAGCCCTGATAACAAGATCTCGAACGCACATCTTGGTCTAAAGGTGGAAACATTGGGCTTCGGATAAGGGAGAACCAGGATTTGATCCCCTCTCTGTATAAACATCTAACAGTGACTCAAGCGACAGTGGGTGAAAAACGTTTCTTGTCCTTTTTTTAAGGTGAAACTGACATTTCTAGGCTAGTATCTTACGATCAAAGAAACTCTGTTGCAGTTGGTAAACAGCTCAGTAGACATATCCTCACCTGAGAACGGTGCACACTGCACAATACCTGTCATCCCTGCAGGGTCACGCTTTCACAAGCTGCTTCAAGGACGCAGCCCGTCTGAACGACATACTGTCATATTACTATGTCGCCTGTCTGGTTTTTAAGATGTGGGACATCTAAGTAAACAGTAAAGCAAAACCTTTACTGTCTACCTAAGAGATCTCGATCTTCCAGGTGAACCAAACAGTCTATGTAAACTGGATCAACCATGTCAGGTGTGTTTTCAACATGGCTATTGCTGCCTGCATAATCCTGTTCTCCATCTCAGACTTTGCCAAGGACGTACACTGAATCTTGTCTGCCCAAAACCAGTTAATTGCCCCGACTGCCCATGAAATGAATAATGAACCCTAGAGGATTAATAAATAATTCTAATATCGCGTAATTTTTTTCCTTCTTACGACTCACAGACCCGTGtactttccctccatccctccctcaatcaATCCGTCCGTCCGACCATCCGAAATTAACTAGATTCAGTTGCTCCCACgtttcaaaaaaaaaatgaatgaatttttttcccctccttccAAGAAGAGCACGGCCGCCCAGCTTCATTTCCATGCAGTCACTATGGCAACAGGAAAGACGTCGCAAGCTGCCCTTCTGCGGCCCACCGCTGCATATTAACCGTCTCTACACACAGGTGTtaatgaggagagagggccagCCTTGGGAGAGACGAACCAGAGccaggggggtggagacgaggtcgaggaggagaagggggagagtgtGGTGGAGACtgaaggtgaggggtgggggggaggagagaggaggggaggggaagggaaagagggagaggaggaaggggaggagaaggggagggaggacagaaggaggggaAGGCTGATGGAAAGTggttgagaggggggggggagaaggggagggaagaggagaggagaagactgaagcagaggaggagagaggaggggtgggaagagaaggggaaggaagaggaggaggaggaaggagaccgTTGAGGAAcggagaaggaaggggaagagagggtaTAGAGCGGAAGAAGAGtgttaggagaggaggaagaaaacacAGGAGGACCCAAAATGGTTTGAGTGAACCAAGGCTGGgccaaggagagggaagaggagcggaggagacctgaggtgaggtgaggaacagggagagatggagacagggaggcggGGTAGAAGGAGTAGGGAGcggaagacagagggaggactgACCACAGTCGAGCTGAGCAGGAaccaaaggaggaggaggggaaagggggcagAAATAGAGGACAGAGGGACGGAAGCACGAAAGAGCGACTcagaatgaatgaaagagagggaggggagggtcgaAAGGAGATTCTCTCCTGCCGAGGGCCCCGTTGGGACGATCCGTTacggatgaggagggagagagggagggaggagggggaagactcATGATCCGTTACGGATGAATCGGTGATGCTTGCCTGGGTAGGCCCTCACCgccaccccagagagagagagagagggggaggatgagggggagagagagaggagagggcagaggggagagaggaagagggagtggggagggggacagggaggagagtcaTAAACACCCcacaaaggggaggagggagcgggaaactcagagagggggaggacggaggagagggaaagggaggggagactCACTCCCACCccacagagggaagagagagagaggggggggagaggggagagagaggagagggaagagagaggggagagaggagagcagacacCGAGAGTAGAGGAgacgagacgagaggagaggagttgaTAAAACATGCATGCCGAAATTGTCTGCCCTCGActaactctctcccctcctggcCCTGCGCTGCTCACCCGGACGCAAGCGGACAAGGCCAGCGctgtttcctctccccctctctgctttcatctcctcctctcccgtccTTCTTCACTTTccagctccctctgtctctccgttcctcttccctcctctcgcctttcatctcctccctccactctttcctccctctctcgtttcCTCTTCTCTTCAGGGTCAAACTCGGGTCAACTCGTTTGGGTTTCAAATACTCTGAATGTTTTCCTGGTTACTAGGAATGGTTCCTAAAACAAAGCTGTGTCAGAATGGCATGaaagccagagaaagagagggtgtgtgtgtgtgagtgtgtgtgcgtgcaaatgtgtgtcgtgtgtgtgtgtgtgtgtgtgtagtgtgtgtgagtgtcgtgaggtgtatgtgtgtgcagtgaagtgtatgtgtgtgtgtgtgtagtgtgtgtgtttacatgctaCAGTGCCAGCAGAGAGAACAGGCTCCATGCATCACAGCAGATGATCAATGTCCTGGAGAACCTGAGGAGACACACTCAGACCCTGGGGGCCCTGACGACACTACACcaccacagcctccacacacacatacacacacacctgctgtatacacacacacacacaactactgtatatacacacacacacttattgcagtgtttcccctaccattatattaggggggcgccccgcccccccaacggcacccccccccccccccccccgccgtaaaaagaaaaaaaaatgttaatagattttttttttttatatatagcaCCAGATctcaaaataagtcatttaaggttacatttcctataaaacaggtataTAGCTTGCTCTTGTATTAAACAAACtgaatggccttatgttatttatcttatttacacggcGGCATGTCATttatgtctctacatggtcgggcgaccatgtctctacatggtcaacccccccccccccccccaaagctgtaaacctaggggaaacactgtattgtatatacacacacacacctactgtatatacacacagacatctactgtatacacacacctactgcatacacacacacacacacacacataaactgtgtacacacgcacacagacatgcccATGATTGTAGACTTAATATACACAGACATGCCCTAACATAGACAACACACATCTACTACAcaccacacccagacacacacacacacacctacacgcacagCCCTGCCAACAGCCATCCCTCTATAACAACACTAAGAGACCAAGAGCGCACCACCctcgtagagagagagagagagagagagagagagagagagagagagagagagagagagagagagagagagagagagagagagagagagtgataagtATGGGCTTGGCTTGATAACCCTTCAGAGATAGATTCCATCTTTCTGGTCTTTTATCGGTCCATGTATCCAtcttccctcctgtcctctcagatGAGAGTTCTTTCACAAACCAGCCGGCTGCTCCCCACACTCCTGCCTCTCtgctagatacacacacacctacagacacacacacacacattatgcacacacctacagacacacacattatgcacacacctacagacacacacacacacattatgcacacacctacagacacacacacacacattatgcacacacctacagacacacacacacacattatgcacacacctacagacacacacacacacacattatgcacacacctacagacacacacacacacattatgcacacacctacagacacacctacatgcacagaaatgcacacacacacctaaacacacacaaacacacacctgccctgcaCATATgcacattcgcacacacactcccatacacccacacacacctacacacactctctgggcTGGATCACGTTGTCTCGGCCCCCCTTGGAGGCATCTCCATATCAAAAGGTGGCGACTAACTGACATTCAATATCAAACACACCACTTTCTGtctgaacgagagagagagagagagagagagagagagagagagagagagagagagagagagagagagagagaggggggagagagagagagagggagggagagggaaatagagggagagagggagggagagagacagagggagaaagaggggtggagagagagagaggaagagggagagagaaggagagagagaaggagagagacagagggagagagggagagagagactgggggagggaaAACAGTGgaaatggagagacagaaagaaagataagAGGAGAGCAGCTTTTAAAACTCAACTATGCCATCGTGGTCATCTGGTCGTAAATCTGTCTCACTTTGGTTCAAAGTAGAACCTCTTAGCAccaacaccgcacacacacgcacacacaggttgtAGACAGAACCCGGAGATGCGCAGCGGCTATGTCTCTATGAGTCGGGTGAATTTGAATGAGCGGAGAATTAATTTAAATCTCATCAGCCTCTGCTCTTTAATACCTTATCAGTCCTGCATGGAGACAGCGGACGTAATCgcatttgccccccccccccccccccccgccccgccctcccGTTCCCTtaaccctcccctccttccttggCTGCCAGGTGAGTGTCAGTCAGTCCTGAGGctgccactcacacacatacaaacacacaatcatacacacttacaaacacacacactcacacaatgagTTTATGTTAACTTACACTTACTGTTTATGTATTCCATACTGTTGAGCATTAACACAAGTGTATTCTTACGGTTATCAATACCACGTGTATTGTGTATAAACGACAGCCCTCTATAGAACAAAGGACACCAGTTTTTGGACCCAAAATATATTCTACAGGCCTTGCATCCGGACTAAAGGACCTGGGTCAATTCAGGGGACACGCTGATGGAAAAATTTCCTAAAATACAGTGGCTCTACGAGATAGTATGCACCTGATTAAATACGAAACACCTGTTGGTGGTGTGCTATCTGTGTTTTCTCTGTCAACTAGGAATCCCGTCCCCTGACCTTCATGCCTTAGAGAGACCGTGCTGATATCACTGGGTTTCAACTGGTCATGATCATCTTTCGAGGTTGTCTCTTTCCAATCAGCCGTCGTTGACAACTAACAGTCACATTGTTCTAGTGGAGAGTGACGAAACTGCCACGACGCACTCATACGAACGTACACACATTCAAGCACGCACTTGTACATACGTATAGACGCTAGGGGTCAAGCGATTATTGACGTGGCCGATAAAAACAATTTTTGCCGCCACAACCTGGTGTTGCTGGATTGGGACTACTAATTGTTACCAATTTTATTAGCTTATACAGTTTTTTTaattcgctttggtactattctcacaagtatgtggtaaaacctcacaactgttagtacaaaactcaaagcagatcatcaaaaagtctgttttttcaaacatgtaatcacatgttcaattgacaaagtacaatgcacaaaattacacaatcactttttcaccacacctaattagtgtgtcatcaaagaaatatctttcatatgaagtaattgtctttcacaatgcaatgctcacaatacttttgatatgcttctcatctaatttgcgtaaatacatttgaccaacacttaatccaactgatcttaatggttaatcactgaaccgttcggtaaacctatatattttcatttcagcaataaacagtatattgattttgagaactacagaaataaaatgtgtttttgtacgaacatataaattaatcacacatgatgaatactcgttattgctacttgatttcagattggggtaaccacaattggtcattagatatacgtaaaagtgggggcgtaaacactggcaatttctttcaacatagcaggatagacagcaaggaataggaagagctcgtggacaagggatccgtcagagaggtgggcatgagagaggtcaacagagaggtcagaggggtgggcatgggcaccaacagagaggtcagagaggtgggcatgggcaccaacagagaggtcaaa contains these protein-coding regions:
- the LOC134040599 gene encoding zinc fingers and homeoboxes protein 2-like isoform X2, translating into MSSRRKSSNPCMIRVSPSLGQDDPGDMDLTNQEIPEEQSDESSANHTQSSEPIEANHKEILEPEPIEDLGSEVREKEVEDVDGVKAAPLRKQPGGYECKYCSFFTQNLGDFKEHVDASHPNVILNPLYLCAVCNFSTKKFDSLTEHNESRHPGETNFKFKRVKAKSQTILEQTIEGVDNYVEGDATNMPGTNKKDGHSGSFHTSQPPPAKIKYPVIDNLQPLNQHSNKMLENLIPKDQIRAVNINGTVIIPEPTVIHGLSHVMPLLQRPPNFSSVPKIAVPLNTTKYNPSLDNNPTLMTSFNKFPYPTHAELSWLTAASKHPEDQIKVWFTTQRLKQGITWSPEEVEEARKKMFNGSIPPLHQTFTVLPNSTVSQPAKVTQPIIKTTTFEQCSLAFTKLVNGLTVPRPIVTMSSVTNHVQSLKRPLTCPAFVSEAKRLAEDPREKLLMAPPPAPPSKDRLPMAPPPVPPEIKRSVALPHLAAEMKWSSSLTSSSLVHSKSRHPITSPFVSPKNKLQPAPSPIFPDMKRPFPAPIIAPPFKNYAMSPASIASKEKHPITHSLLAPDLKLPNSPPVLTPQLRRPSIIQSVRTPLKLPSQLPSVSPDVRKIKKPESANLKAVKVLTPLGEANGVTRGEGRWSRDQSHNGIIHLDSEVGPKQPGPQKAIPTQFPLLERMKGKTSEQLKILEENFQRNSFPTHAEVDDLASQTRLSREEIDSWFMERRALRDNLEQALLNSMGCKRMVSMEKQHHHHHQQQNQQQHGHLNGVHKHGSHLKDYPVPIFAPTTTSPISFSVPLDSKSLGLLKDVFAQTRWPSPEQYTQLETQTGLGRTEIVRWFKDSRSALKTGALEWIDLFHKMNGSDVQGLPRPATPASAENAFSITRCCIVLVLSGLGSIRPS